The DNA segment AATAAAGTATTGCTAAAAGACATCAATAAAATATAAATTTTTCACATTTTTTACTTGCAAATATCAATGGTTAGCGTATATTTGCACTCGCAATAACAAACAAGATCATTCTTGAATGTTTAGCGTTATAAGGGCAATTAGCTCAGTTGGTTCAGAGCATCTCGTTTACACCGAGAGGGTCGGGGGTTCGAATCCCTCATTGCCCACAAAAAAATTAAAGCTTCAGTGAAAACTGAAGCTTTTTTTATTTTAGGAATATACTATATCCTATAAAAATAGGTAAATCAACTTCTTTTTAGTGAAGAATGGAGTTATTCCCTTTTCAAAACAATTTTATAAAAATATTTGGGTTATAACTAAGCTAACTTTAAAATATAATAATATAATTGAAATAATCTTTTATGATGAGAATTGTAAGTAAATTAGTTATTATTCTATTTCTTGCATTGACATCTTGTGGCAATAAAGAAACAAAACAACAAAAATATCCAATATATGATAATTGGTATTCCTCTTTTTCTGAATTTGAATCCGACTCTATTTATTATAAAATAGATGTAAAAGGTAATTATAATGAAGAACTTTTTTTGATGACAAAAAAAATCATAGTTAAGGATTCTTTATTTGGTGCTTATACCTATGAAAACTGGCAAAAATCTTGGAATTACAGTAAAAAAGTTGATAGTGAGCCACTATTTATTTATACAATAGCTATGTATGATGGTAAATCTTTTAATGATTTTTCTAAGCTAGTTTTTAATCCTTCTTGGATAAAATATCCTGTGTTGAAAAAAGGGGAATTCACAAATTTAGATACTGTTTCAAAAAGCGATATGCAACACGAAACCCCAGTATATCTTAAAATAATGGCAGCTTCGAATGATAATCTCAATTGTACTTCTATAAACCTTATTTACAATAATAATAAATGGAAAATGTTCTCACGAGAAGTATTAGATTATAGTAATTATGGTCGTAGCCTAAATGGATATTGTATGGATACTATTTTAGGCGAGTACTCTAAAATCGACACCATACGTTTTGATAGAGTTTTTGATGATCATTATTTTGATTGTAAGTAATTATAGCATCTTGTCATTTAACTGGTAATTCAAAAGAAATTACAGAAATTTTTATAGATACTTTTTTAAAAGTTTGTTCTTCTCCAGAAAAGCCTCTTTCTGCATCAGGAATCGGTCCAACTCCAACTCCAGCTGGTAAGCCGTTTAAAAAATATGTTTTAGCACAAAAAGCAGAAGAAACGAAAGAAAAAGCCAAAAAGAAGGCAGAAGAATATCTCAAAGAAATTGAAAATTGGTTTAATAATAATTGGTAATTTATTAGATAATGAAAAAAACACGAATTAAATGGTGGGTACATATTTTACTAATCTTTATATTTATATTAGTATCTTTATATTACTATTATAAGGTCTTTTTTTCAGGTATTCCATCTGAGTCTTATGATTTGATGACACATAGGTTTATCACTGTAATTGTGGCATTAATTATAATACACTTTTTATGGTTACTGTTTGTTTTAATAAGACTACTATATAATCGGCAATTTATTAATGCTGTACTTGTTCTTATGTTTGTAATTCTGAATGCCATTTTAATCAAAGTGGTAGGCTTTTTATGGGCTTTAACGATGGGGATGTAATTATTTACTATTTGGTAGATAATTAAACAGAACAAAATATATATGCAAATATATGTTATCCAGACATTTAAGCTACTTGTAGTATTTGTAAAATATCTTACATAAAATTTCTACAAGTAGTTTCAATTGAAACTTGTAAAAAAATGAAAAAAATAAAAATCATAATTGCTTTGATTTTGATTGCATTCATTTCTATTTGGTTATTTGTTTCAAATAACAGAATTGGGAAAGAAGAAAAACGAATCTATTGCGAGGCAGGCATATTATATATTCAATCCATGAAACTAGATGGTTACAACCCATCTGATGTTAACAGAGCAAAAGTCTATGCTTTAGAAAGAAAAACAGGAAAAATTGTCGATTCAACTACTATTTTATTAGATGGTTACAATGAATCTAAAAATCAACATCTAACTTATAATTTGTATTCGTTAGAAAAACCCTTATCAACAGCTACAGATTGGAAATTCTTTTTAAATGATAGTTCTGAAATTTTAGTATCAGATATTAAAACTAGAATAAATGAATATAGAAATATGTTTGGAACAACTGATATTTGTGATATTGTAGAGTGGAGAGTAAATGGGAAACTATACTCAATAGAAACAGAGGGGTGTTTCATAACAAATGAAAATTAATTTAATTTGGGATTTCTGCTCTTTATTCTTCAGTTTGTTTTTAAAATAGCCTGTAAGGTCTTGCAATGCATCTTCGGTAATCTCATAAAAATACCATGTCTTACGGTAGGCTTTGAGTTTATTTAGCATAGTAACTTGTTGGCGATAAGTACCAGGCTTTAATAATTCTTTTTGACGTTGCATTTCAGTTTCCCAAAACGTAATAAAATCTATTTTAGAATTTGGATTTTTATACTCTTATATAAGTTTATCCATAGTGAGTACCTGATTGCTTAAACGATAGCTAACTTCTATCTTATTGATGTCGGCGAGCATTTTCTCAAGTACCAAATTATAGTCCTTATAATTTTTACACGTTCGTTTTACGCGTTGCTTATCCTTATCAAAGTCTTTTTCGTGTACAGAGATATTACAAGGCAAGCATTTACGCTGCTTATTAATGAATAATTGCAGGTAAAGTGCATATGTATTATCGACCCGTTGATGGTCGGTTCTGAGTACTATTTTGGCTGTTAACTTCCCAGTAAATTTCATAGGGGCGTGGATAGGGACGTGATTGTCCAAGATTACTATATTCTGCATATTTCTAGTTTTGTTTGGAATAGCCACAAAAGACTAAAGGCGAGTACTTTATACCAATTTAGGTATAAAGTACTCGCCTTTGTTGCGGTTATAATTCAATATTTGTGACCTCGACTGGATTCAAACCAGTAACCTTCTGAGCCGTAATCAGATGCGCTATTCAGTTGCGCCACGAGGCCTTTTTTGTTAGTAAACAGCTCGTTTTTATTAGCCGTATACATAACTTGTTTGCGGGTGCAAATATAGACAATAATGCTTAACTTGCAAATGTAAATGATATAAAAAACAGAAAAAAATGGAATTAAATAAGTATATACGTGACATTCAGGATTTTCCGAAACAAGGAATTATTTTTAAAGATATAACTCCGTTACTATCTAATCCCGAAGCTGTAAATAAATGCATGGAGTTATTTATAGATAATCTTAAAAACAAAAAAATAGATAAAGTAGTAGGGGTAGAGAGTAGAGGGTTCTTTTTTGGTATGCTTTTAGCAAATCGTCTTAATGCAGGGTTTATTCCTGTACGTAAACCTAATAAGTTGCCTTATGAAACGATTTCTTCTTCTTACGCCTTAGAATATGGTACAGATACCTTAGAAATGCATATAGATGCTATACAGCAAGGGGAGCGCATATTAATACATGATGACGTATTGGCAACAGGTGGTACAGCAAAAGCAGTATGTGAGTTGGTAGAAAAACTAGGTGGCGAAATTGTACAATGTAATTTCCTTATGGAGCTTTCTTTTCTTAACGGACGCCAGAAAATAAATCAATATGATATATATTCACCACTGGTTTATTAATAAAATAGTATTCTAAAACACAAAAAGACGGTATATACCGTCTTTTTTATAATAAATATCAATTTATTACAGTTGGGTGTATAACTAACTCACCTTATTCTTCTTTTATTTTATTAAACTCTTGTATTTCGAGTTCTCTCACCTCTCTTGCTTTAGCTCTTTCTTTGCTCATTTGTTTTCTTTTGGCTTTTAGTTCTTCTCTTGTAGAAGCTAATTGCTGTCTTACTTCTTCTATGTAGCGTTTTGATTCAGCATATTGTTCTTCGTTAAATCTAAACGCATCTGAATCATCATCTATGTTTCTTATTTTTTGAATTTCAATTTGAGCATCGCCTAATCTCTCTTTTAATGCTGCTAAATCTTCGACAGATGTACCGCGTAACATAGGGAATTGACTTATATTATCTGATGTAATATTTTCAAAATCAATATTGGTAAATCTCCTCATAGCAGTTATATCTTTTTGCATATCATCATAATAATCAATATTACTTTCTCCTATTGATGTTCTCCATGCCCCGTTACTCTCAATTGTATGCACAGAGTAGCGAGAAACAACTTTTTTAGTTGTTATTTCTATAGCGCCTTTTTTGCCATCTTTACCATATTTATTCTTGGCCTCCTTTTTTTCAAGAACGTTCATTTTATCTATTTTGGTGTCTAATGGTAATTTTATAGTTTCTCCTTTTTCTTGCTTTATACCGTTAATAACAATCAGCATATCTTTATTATTAATGGTAATATTATTTACTGACCAACCGCCTTCTTGTGATGGTATTGGAGGAGAGGTTACTTTATGTTTTTTTATTACATCTTCTCGGTTATAAAACAAAGTATCAGAGACTCTTATTTTGCCATTACTTTTGTAGCTAACATTATTATTACTTCGATGAAGATTTACATCTCCTGTAGCTCTAATAGTAGGAGCTATACCGAATGATATTTCTTTATTACCATTATTATCTTTTTCGATTTCTATAGTAAACGGTTTAATAGGTGCTTTTCCAGAAGATTTATATACTCTACTTTGAGTAGCATCTTTTACAACTATTTTAATACCTGTTATTTTGCCTTTTTCATTTCGAGTAATATCTGAGAAAGTAATATCAGTATCAAATTCTTGCTTGAAAAAGTCTTTTTCTGCTTCCAGTTCTTCATCTTTAGAGTATTCAGTTATTTCTAATGCTACTTTTATAGAGGTATGCTCTACTGTTTCCGTTTTAAGAGCTTTTTCCTGTGCTTTTACTTCAAGTTGAAAACATAACATAAAAGCAACCAGCGCGGGTACTACCACAATATACTTCCAAGAATTTCTGGTTTTAGATTGTTTTTTGTTTAACATAACGATTCGTTTTTTGATTAATGATTGATAAAAGTGATTGATGATTGCAGTACACTCGGGCTGTACTGTTATTTTTAATAATGTTTTTTGATAGGCTTTAATATCTTGTATTTCTTTCGTTGCTTCTGCATCGGCTATAAATTCAAGGTTTTGCGATATAGCCTTTCTATAAGCCCATACAAAAGGATTGAACCAAAAGACAATACAAAACAACTGACTGATAATCATATCGAAAGAGTGTTTTTGTGCACTGTGTACTTTTTCATGACTTAATATGTTTTGTAGTTCTTGCGGACTTAATACTTTAGAGTTATAAACGATATAATTAAAGAAAGAGAAAGGCGATTTTACTGCCTCTGAATCGATATATTTAAAGCCATTTTTATAGCCAATTGCTTTTCCACGAAGCATTTTCACTATGGCTTTAATATCTATACAAAATCGAATCAGAAAAAAAAGTACTCCAGCAATATAAATACCTCCAGCAATGCTGTACCAGTCTATACTTTTAGCAACATTGGCATTGACTTCCATTTGTTCTTGGATTGCCATTAGTTGTGTTATACTCATCTCTTGTATTGCTGCTTGTGGAGCAGCTTCTACCCATACAGTACGGGTAAGCACTAGTAGCGGAAAGATAACCGAGGTAATTAGCCCAGCAATTAAAAATTTACGGTTAGAGTAAAAGAATGTTTCTTTCCTTAGTAAAGTATAGTAGGTAATATAAAATACAGCCAATAATCCCGATGCTTTAATAAGATAGATGATAAAGCTTTCCATATTATTTATTTTTTTCGATCATATCTAAAATTTCACGAAGCTCCTCGGCACTTATTTTTTCTTCTTTAGCAAAAAAAGAAATCATACCCTTATAAGAGTTATTAAAATAATTTTCAATAGCATTATTCATAAACCCTTTTCGGTATTCTTCTTTCTCGACAATAGGGTAGTATTGATGGGTGTTACCATATGCAGTATGCCCCACATAGCCTTTCTCTTCAAGATTACGAATAATTGTAGATAGGGTGTTATAATGCGGTTTATCTTCTGTTATTTCGGTAAGTACATCTTTTACAAAAGCTTTTTCTAGCTTCCATAATATGTGCATTATTTCTTCTTCCTTGTTGGTTAATTTTTGCATAGCTTCTTAAATTATAGATACAAACATATAACTATTTTTTTAGTTACAAAACTAATTTTATAGTTTAATAACTAAAATAGCAGTTTAATTATTGTGAGAAGCAACAAAAATTTTATGTATTTTCTTTATGTAACAGTCGTTGTAATAATAATAAACAGCCTACGGCTAGCATTCCGGCAGTACCCATTATTATCCAGTTAGTAGTATAACCCCAACGCGAAATAATTTCCATACCACTTTTTGCACTCACTATATGTGCTGCACTAAACGACATAGTGTAGAATGCCATATAACGTCCTTCGTGTCCTTTTGGGGCACGTCCCATAGCAAAAGAGTTAGAAAAAGGAAAGCAAAACATTTCACCAAAAGTTAAAAACACCAAACTAATTAAGAGTATACCAAGCCATATATGAATAATTAATATATAAAAACTAATAGCCATAAGTAACGCCCCCCAAATAATAATTTTTATTTTAGGGACGCCTTTTCGTTCAAAATAGCCCACAAACGGCATCTCCATAAAAAATATCATTAAACCGTTAAAAGACATGAGTAAACCTGTATGAAACTCAGTAAGATTATATGCTTCCTTATGGTAGAGTGGTAGAGTAGTAAATAATTGAAAAAAAAGAACAGCGGTAATAAAGCTACTGAAAAGGAAAAGCCAGAAACTACCATCGTAAAAAACAGAATGTTTTTTTACATTACTCTGGGTATTTTCATTATGCTCTTCTATAGGTTCTTTTTTCTTTTCTTTTATTAAAGCCCAAAATATCAAGATAGATACAATACAGGTTATGGCATCTGCCCAAAAAAGTCCCTTGTAACCAATGCCTACTATAATAAGCCCTCCCAATGCAGGACCAGCGGCAAAGCCTAAGTTTACTGCAATTCGTACTAATGTAAGCGCTCTTGTCCTGTTTTCGGGTTTTGCATATGCACCAAGTGAAACAAACATAGCAGGTCGAAACATATCGGCAATGACCATAATACCAAACATTGCAGCACACATACCCATAAAGGTAGTTACATATTGTATTACAAAAAATAATATTCCAGTTGTAAAAAGGCTGAAAACCATTATTTTATAAAATCCTATTTTATCAGATAATTTCCCGCCAAGCCATGATCCTAATAAAGAACCAAAGCCAAAGCACATCATTACCGTACCTACCTGATTATATGAAAAACCTAAATCTTCTTTAAGGTATTTAGAGAGGAATGGCAGTACCATAGTGCCTGCACGATTAATAAAAGTAATAATGGTAAGTATCCAAATTTCTCGGCTAAAGCCTCTAAAATTGTCAATATATCGTGTAAAAACAGCTTTGAGCATTGGTTAGAAATTTTAACCGCAAAGATAAGAATTTAGTAAGGCTAACTTTCTACTTATACTAAGCATTATTACTCTTTTTCTTTTAAAAAATAAAGCACTAAAAATAGTTAAACCATTATTTACTTCTTGAGGTTATCTTGATTTTTAAAAAAGTATAAAAATAAAAAAGGTTGTCGATATTTGTTTTGCGAACCCTATCAAATACAACCGCTCTTAAGAAATTTAAAAAGTCAAGTTGACTTCATTGATATAGTGTTGTTGTGCTTCAGTTATTGCTAATTTAGACTGTAAAAATCAGAAATTTCTGATTTGCCTTAACCTCAATAAATGAATTAGGTCTAAGAATTATTTTGTTACTTTGATTTTTTGAAATAACCAACCATATGTTTTTTATTATTGGAATTTTTATAGCTATTTTCCTTTCACTTCTTTTATTAATGAAAGCTAAAAAATCACGTGCAGATAAAATTCTTTTTGTCTGGCTCATTTTAATTTCTTTACTTCAAACATTTC comes from the Flavobacterium arcticum genome and includes:
- a CDS encoding MDR family MFS transporter; the protein is MLKAVFTRYIDNFRGFSREIWILTIITFINRAGTMVLPFLSKYLKEDLGFSYNQVGTVMMCFGFGSLLGSWLGGKLSDKIGFYKIMVFSLFTTGILFFVIQYVTTFMGMCAAMFGIMVIADMFRPAMFVSLGAYAKPENRTRALTLVRIAVNLGFAAGPALGGLIIVGIGYKGLFWADAITCIVSILIFWALIKEKKKEPIEEHNENTQSNVKKHSVFYDGSFWLFLFSSFITAVLFFQLFTTLPLYHKEAYNLTEFHTGLLMSFNGLMIFFMEMPFVGYFERKGVPKIKIIIWGALLMAISFYILIIHIWLGILLISLVFLTFGEMFCFPFSNSFAMGRAPKGHEGRYMAFYTMSFSAAHIVSAKSGMEIISRWGYTTNWIIMGTAGMLAVGCLLLLQRLLHKENT
- a CDS encoding Arm DNA-binding domain-containing protein, with product MQNIVILDNHVPIHAPMKFTGKLTAKIVLRTDHQRVDNTYALYLQLFINKQRKCLPCNISVHEKDFDKDKQRVKRTCKNYKDYNLVLEKMLADINKIEVSYRLSNQVLTMDKLI
- a CDS encoding M56 family metallopeptidase, with protein sequence MESFIIYLIKASGLLAVFYITYYTLLRKETFFYSNRKFLIAGLITSVIFPLLVLTRTVWVEAAPQAAIQEMSITQLMAIQEQMEVNANVAKSIDWYSIAGGIYIAGVLFFLIRFCIDIKAIVKMLRGKAIGYKNGFKYIDSEAVKSPFSFFNYIVYNSKVLSPQELQNILSHEKVHSAQKHSFDMIISQLFCIVFWFNPFVWAYRKAISQNLEFIADAEATKEIQDIKAYQKTLLKITVQPECTAIINHFYQSLIKKRIVMLNKKQSKTRNSWKYIVVVPALVAFMLCFQLEVKAQEKALKTETVEHTSIKVALEITEYSKDEELEAEKDFFKQEFDTDITFSDITRNEKGKITGIKIVVKDATQSRVYKSSGKAPIKPFTIEIEKDNNGNKEISFGIAPTIRATGDVNLHRSNNNVSYKSNGKIRVSDTLFYNREDVIKKHKVTSPPIPSQEGGWSVNNITINNKDMLIVINGIKQEKGETIKLPLDTKIDKMNVLEKKEAKNKYGKDGKKGAIEITTKKVVSRYSVHTIESNGAWRTSIGESNIDYYDDMQKDITAMRRFTNIDFENITSDNISQFPMLRGTSVEDLAALKERLGDAQIEIQKIRNIDDDSDAFRFNEEQYAESKRYIEEVRQQLASTREELKAKRKQMSKERAKAREVRELEIQEFNKIKEE
- a CDS encoding phage integrase SAM-like domain-containing protein gives rise to the protein MDFITFWETEMQRQKELLKPGTYRQQVTMLNKLKAYRKTWYFYEITEDALQDLTGYFKNKLKNKEQKSQIKLIFICYETPLCFY
- a CDS encoding adenine phosphoribosyltransferase, which produces MELNKYIRDIQDFPKQGIIFKDITPLLSNPEAVNKCMELFIDNLKNKKIDKVVGVESRGFFFGMLLANRLNAGFIPVRKPNKLPYETISSSYALEYGTDTLEMHIDAIQQGERILIHDDVLATGGTAKAVCELVEKLGGEIVQCNFLMELSFLNGRQKINQYDIYSPLVY
- a CDS encoding BlaI/MecI/CopY family transcriptional regulator, with amino-acid sequence MQKLTNKEEEIMHILWKLEKAFVKDVLTEITEDKPHYNTLSTIIRNLEEKGYVGHTAYGNTHQYYPIVEKEEYRKGFMNNAIENYFNNSYKGMISFFAKEEKISAEELREILDMIEKNK